One Cellulosimicrobium protaetiae genomic region harbors:
- a CDS encoding bifunctional riboflavin kinase/FAD synthetase translates to MHLWTDLSQVPPGFGPSVVTIGNFDGVHRGHAQVLGRIVDLARARDARAVAVTFHPHPAVVHRPESAPELITGIADRVELLAATGLDAVLLVEYTLEFARQTPEEFVRTFLVDGLRVGTVVVGHDVRFGRDNAGTIETMVELGSRFGFEVVAIDDVGQHQGVPVTDEATPGDSQVRWSSTGVRALLAAGDVREAARILGRSHSVRGTVVHGDARGRELGFPTANLGAISGMVPADGVYAGWLERPQLAGADPEHADVRLPAAISIGTNPTFDGVERRVEAYVLDRSDLDLYDEDVVLELVERLRPTLRFDGIDPLVAQMHDDVVRAREILAGAGGEPVATTPGA, encoded by the coding sequence GTGCACCTGTGGACGGACCTGAGCCAGGTTCCCCCGGGTTTCGGCCCGTCGGTCGTGACGATCGGCAACTTCGACGGCGTCCACCGCGGCCACGCCCAGGTGCTCGGCCGGATCGTCGACCTCGCCCGTGCGCGTGACGCGCGCGCCGTCGCCGTGACGTTCCACCCGCACCCCGCGGTCGTGCACCGCCCGGAGAGCGCGCCGGAGCTCATCACGGGGATCGCGGACCGGGTCGAGCTCCTCGCCGCGACCGGCCTCGACGCCGTCCTGCTCGTGGAGTACACGCTCGAGTTCGCGCGCCAGACCCCGGAGGAGTTCGTGCGCACCTTCCTGGTCGACGGGCTGCGGGTCGGCACGGTCGTCGTCGGGCACGACGTGCGCTTCGGCCGCGACAACGCGGGCACGATCGAGACCATGGTCGAGCTCGGGTCGCGGTTCGGCTTCGAGGTCGTCGCGATCGACGACGTCGGGCAGCACCAGGGTGTGCCGGTGACCGACGAGGCGACTCCCGGCGACTCGCAGGTCCGCTGGTCGTCCACGGGCGTGCGTGCCCTGCTCGCGGCCGGCGACGTGCGCGAGGCGGCCCGCATCCTCGGTCGGTCGCACAGCGTGCGGGGCACGGTCGTGCACGGCGACGCGCGGGGCCGCGAGCTCGGCTTCCCGACGGCGAACCTCGGCGCGATCAGCGGCATGGTCCCGGCCGACGGCGTGTACGCGGGGTGGCTGGAGCGCCCGCAGCTCGCGGGCGCCGACCCCGAGCACGCCGACGTGCGTCTCCCGGCCGCGATCTCGATCGGCACCAACCCCACCTTCGACGGCGTCGAGCGGCGCGTGGAGGCGTACGTCCTCGACCGCTCCGACCTCGACCTGTACGACGAGGACGTCGTCCTCGAGCTGGTCGAGCGGCTGCGCCCCACGCTGCGGTTCGACGGCATCGATCCGCTCGTCGCGCAGATGCACGACGACGTCGTCCGCGCCCGCGAGATCCTCGCCGGAGCCGGCGGGGAGCCGGTCGCGACGACCCCGGGGGCCTGA
- the truB gene encoding tRNA pseudouridine(55) synthase TruB, producing MGGRPPATDRPARRPVAPDGLVVVDKPGGWTSHDVVGRGRRLAGTRKVGHAGTLDPMATGVLVLGVGRATKLLTYVVGADKDYDATIRLGAATTTDDAEGEVVARADASGVGRADLDRAIADLTGEILQVPSTVSAIKVDGKRAYARARAGEDVALAARPVVVSRFEVLDVRPVRPGEAAHEPVLPDDASPALDVDVAVTVSSGTYVRALARDLGAALGVGGHLTALRRTRVGGYGLDVASTLEELEAQADRDGVLATLPLAAAARATFPVRDLTPQEATALSYGQWIPATGTPGTTAAVSPEGELVALVEDTRRGGADLAKPVLVLAPA from the coding sequence GTGGGCGGACGCCCTCCCGCGACAGACCGTCCGGCACGACGACCCGTCGCGCCGGACGGTCTCGTCGTCGTCGACAAGCCGGGCGGCTGGACGAGCCACGACGTCGTGGGGCGCGGGCGCCGGCTCGCGGGCACCCGCAAGGTCGGGCACGCCGGCACGCTCGACCCGATGGCGACGGGCGTCCTCGTGCTCGGGGTCGGCCGCGCGACCAAGCTCCTGACGTACGTCGTGGGAGCCGACAAGGACTACGACGCGACGATCCGCCTGGGCGCCGCCACGACGACCGACGACGCCGAGGGCGAGGTCGTCGCGCGCGCCGACGCGTCCGGCGTGGGGCGCGCCGACCTCGACCGCGCGATCGCCGACCTCACGGGCGAGATCCTCCAGGTGCCGAGCACCGTGAGCGCGATCAAGGTCGACGGGAAGCGCGCCTATGCCCGCGCCCGCGCGGGCGAGGACGTCGCGCTCGCGGCGCGCCCCGTCGTCGTCTCGCGCTTCGAGGTCCTCGACGTCCGCCCGGTTCGCCCGGGGGAGGCGGCACACGAGCCCGTCCTGCCCGACGACGCGTCCCCCGCCCTCGACGTCGACGTCGCCGTGACCGTGTCGTCCGGCACGTACGTCCGCGCGCTCGCGCGCGACCTCGGCGCGGCGCTCGGGGTGGGCGGGCACCTCACGGCCCTGCGACGCACCCGTGTCGGCGGGTACGGGCTCGACGTCGCCTCGACCCTCGAGGAGCTCGAGGCTCAGGCCGACCGCGACGGCGTCCTCGCGACGCTGCCGCTCGCCGCGGCCGCCCGTGCGACGTTCCCCGTGCGCGACCTCACGCCCCAGGAGGCCACGGCGCTGTCGTACGGGCAGTGGATCCCCGCGACGGGGACGCCGGGCACGACGGCGGCGGTCTCCCCGGAGGGCGAGCTCGTCGCGCTCGTCGAGGACACGCGTCGCGGTGGCGCCGACCTCGCGAAGCCCGTGCTGGTCCTGGCGCCCGCCTGA
- the rbfA gene encoding 30S ribosome-binding factor RbfA has translation MVDHPRARKLADRIKEIVAQMLDTRIKDPRLGFVTVTDVRVTGDLQNASVFYTVYGTDEERAGTAAALDSAKGLIRSEVGKQTGIRLTPTIEFHLDSVPETAAHLDAALVEARRRDAELAALREGKAFAGDADPYRSSEDAEADAGSDAGDDRG, from the coding sequence ATGGTCGACCACCCTCGGGCGAGGAAGCTCGCCGACCGCATCAAGGAGATCGTCGCGCAGATGCTCGACACGCGGATCAAGGACCCGCGCCTCGGGTTCGTCACGGTGACGGACGTGCGCGTGACCGGTGACCTGCAGAACGCGTCCGTGTTCTACACCGTGTACGGCACGGACGAGGAGCGGGCCGGGACGGCCGCCGCGCTGGACAGCGCGAAGGGCCTCATCCGGTCCGAGGTCGGCAAGCAGACGGGGATCCGCCTCACGCCGACGATCGAGTTCCACCTCGACTCGGTCCCGGAGACGGCGGCGCACCTCGACGCCGCGCTCGTCGAGGCCCGTCGTCGCGACGCCGAGCTCGCGGCCCTGCGCGAGGGCAAGGCCTTCGCCGGGGACGCCGACCCGTACCGGTCGTCGGAGGACGCCGAGGCCGACGCCGGCTCCGACGCCGGCGACGACCGGGGCTGA
- the infB gene encoding translation initiation factor IF-2 — MAKVRVYELAKELGVESKTIMTKLTELGEFVRSASSTIEPPVVRKLRDAFPAGGGGASKPAAAPAARPAAPKPAPKPEVKAEPVAPKAEAPAPQPAAPAPAKPDAPAKAESPAPAAPAAPKAPAPKAPAAERPAPAQKPTATPKPGGGTNAPAPRPGGTSARPGAPRPGNNPFASSQGMPRQGGGPRPGAPRPGNNPFASSQGMPRPGSRPERTEGAAAASGERPGGPRPGGPRPAPRPGGPRPNPGMMPGRTSIGRPGERPAPGGRPGGGGGGRGGGGGFGGRPGGGGAPGGGGGFAGRPGGGGRGGAGRGSTQGAFGRAGGRPVRGRKSKRAKRQEFEQMQAPSLGGVQVPRGNGKTVVRLRHGSSLNDFADKIDANPASLVTVLFHLGEMATATQSLDEDTFGTLAAELGYVIEMVSAEEEDRELLGSFDIDLDAELEAEGDDELEARPPVVTVMGHVDHGKTKLLDAIRQTDVVAGEAGGITQHIGAYQVRHEHEGNDRAITFIDTPGHEAFTAMRARGAQVTDIAILVVAADDGVMPQTIEALNHAQAANVPIVVAVNKVDKEGANPAKIRQQLTEYNLVAEEYGGDTMFVDVSAKQNMGIDDLLEAVLLTADASLDLRANPDKDARGVAIEANLDKGRGAVATVLVQSGTLHVGDAIVAGTAHGRVRAMFDEHGNAVTEAGPARPVLVLGLASVPSAGDTFLVAPDERTARQIAEKREAAERAALLAKRRKRISLEDFTQALQQGKVETLNLVLKGDVSGAVEALEDALLKIDVGDEVELRVIHRGVGAITQNDVNLATVDNAIIIGFNVKYGERVEDLAEREGVDVRFYSIIYQAIEDVEAALKGMLKPEYEEAQLGTAEIREIFRSSKFGNIAGSIVRSGEIRRNAKARVLRDGKVIGDNLTVESLKRFKDDATEVREGFECGIGLGSFNDLQVGDTIETFEMREKPRS; from the coding sequence GTGGCAAAGGTCCGCGTCTACGAGCTCGCGAAGGAGCTCGGGGTGGAGAGCAAGACCATCATGACCAAGCTGACGGAGCTCGGTGAGTTCGTCCGCTCGGCATCCTCGACCATCGAGCCACCGGTGGTCCGCAAGCTGCGCGACGCCTTCCCCGCCGGGGGCGGCGGCGCGAGCAAGCCCGCGGCGGCACCCGCCGCGCGGCCGGCCGCGCCCAAGCCGGCCCCGAAGCCCGAGGTGAAGGCCGAGCCGGTCGCACCGAAGGCGGAGGCGCCCGCGCCCCAGCCGGCGGCACCCGCCCCGGCGAAGCCGGACGCACCGGCGAAGGCCGAGAGCCCGGCGCCCGCCGCGCCCGCGGCACCGAAGGCTCCCGCGCCGAAGGCTCCTGCTGCCGAGCGCCCCGCGCCCGCCCAGAAGCCCACCGCCACGCCCAAGCCGGGTGGCGGTACGAACGCGCCCGCCCCCCGTCCGGGTGGCACGAGCGCGCGTCCCGGCGCCCCGCGCCCGGGCAACAACCCGTTCGCCTCCAGCCAGGGCATGCCCCGGCAGGGCGGCGGTCCGCGTCCGGGTGCCCCGCGCCCGGGCAACAACCCCTTCGCGTCGAGCCAGGGCATGCCCCGGCCCGGCTCGCGTCCCGAGCGCACCGAGGGTGCCGCGGCGGCGTCGGGCGAGCGTCCGGGCGGCCCCCGCCCGGGTGGCCCCCGTCCCGCCCCGCGTCCCGGTGGCCCGCGCCCGAACCCGGGCATGATGCCCGGCCGCACCTCGATCGGTCGTCCCGGTGAGCGTCCCGCTCCCGGTGGTCGTCCCGGTGGTGGTGGCGGCGGTCGTGGAGGTGGCGGCGGCTTCGGTGGTCGTCCCGGTGGCGGTGGCGCTCCCGGTGGTGGCGGCGGGTTCGCCGGCCGTCCCGGTGGCGGTGGCCGCGGTGGCGCGGGTCGTGGCTCCACGCAGGGCGCCTTCGGGCGCGCCGGCGGTCGTCCGGTCCGTGGGCGCAAGTCGAAGCGGGCGAAGCGCCAGGAGTTCGAGCAGATGCAGGCGCCGTCGCTCGGCGGCGTGCAGGTTCCTCGCGGCAACGGCAAGACCGTCGTCCGCCTGCGTCACGGCTCGTCCCTGAACGACTTCGCCGACAAGATCGACGCGAACCCCGCGAGCCTCGTCACGGTCCTGTTCCACCTCGGTGAGATGGCGACGGCGACGCAGTCGCTCGACGAGGACACGTTCGGCACGCTCGCGGCCGAGCTCGGTTACGTCATCGAGATGGTCTCGGCCGAGGAGGAGGACCGCGAGCTGCTCGGGTCCTTCGACATCGACCTGGACGCGGAGCTCGAGGCCGAGGGCGACGACGAGCTCGAGGCGCGTCCTCCGGTCGTCACCGTCATGGGTCACGTCGACCACGGAAAGACCAAGCTCCTCGACGCGATCCGTCAGACGGACGTCGTCGCGGGCGAGGCCGGCGGCATCACCCAGCACATCGGTGCGTACCAGGTGCGCCACGAGCACGAGGGCAACGACCGCGCCATCACCTTCATCGACACCCCGGGTCACGAGGCGTTCACCGCCATGCGTGCCCGTGGTGCGCAGGTGACGGACATCGCGATCCTCGTCGTGGCCGCGGACGACGGCGTGATGCCGCAGACCATCGAGGCGCTGAACCACGCCCAGGCGGCGAACGTGCCGATCGTGGTCGCGGTGAACAAGGTGGACAAGGAGGGGGCGAACCCCGCCAAGATCCGCCAGCAGCTCACCGAGTACAACCTGGTGGCCGAGGAGTACGGCGGCGACACCATGTTCGTCGACGTGTCCGCCAAGCAGAACATGGGCATCGACGACCTCCTCGAGGCCGTCCTGCTCACGGCCGACGCCTCGCTCGACCTGCGCGCGAACCCGGACAAGGACGCGCGCGGTGTCGCCATCGAGGCGAACCTGGACAAGGGCCGCGGCGCCGTCGCGACCGTGCTCGTCCAGTCCGGCACTCTGCACGTCGGCGACGCGATCGTCGCCGGCACGGCCCACGGCCGCGTCCGCGCGATGTTCGACGAGCACGGCAACGCCGTGACCGAGGCGGGCCCGGCCCGTCCGGTGCTCGTGCTGGGTCTCGCGTCGGTGCCGAGCGCCGGCGACACGTTCCTCGTGGCGCCCGACGAGCGCACGGCCCGTCAGATCGCCGAGAAGCGCGAGGCCGCCGAGCGCGCCGCCCTCCTGGCCAAGCGCCGCAAGCGCATCAGCCTCGAGGACTTCACGCAGGCCCTGCAGCAGGGCAAGGTCGAGACCCTCAACCTCGTCCTCAAGGGCGACGTGTCCGGTGCCGTCGAGGCCCTCGAGGACGCGCTGCTCAAGATCGACGTGGGCGACGAGGTCGAGCTGCGCGTCATCCACCGCGGTGTCGGTGCGATCACGCAGAACGACGTCAACCTCGCGACGGTCGACAACGCGATCATCATCGGCTTCAACGTGAAGTACGGCGAGCGCGTCGAGGACCTGGCCGAGCGCGAGGGCGTCGACGTCCGCTTCTACTCGATCATCTACCAGGCGATCGAGGACGTGGAGGCCGCGCTCAAGGGCATGCTCAAGCCGGAGTACGAGGAGGCCCAGCTGGGCACCGCGGAGATCCGCGAGATCTTCCGCTCCTCGAAGTTCGGCAACATCGCGGGCTCGATCGTCCGCTCGGGCGAGATCCGCCGCAACGCCAAGGCGCGGGTCCTGCGCGACGGCAAGGTCATCGGGGACAACCTCACGGTCGAGTCGCTCAAGCGGTTCAAGGACGACGCGACCGAGGTCCGCGAGGGCTTCGAGTGCGGTATCGGGCTCGGCTCGTTCAACGACCTCCAGGTCGGTGACACGATCGAGACGTTCGAGATGCGGGAGAAGCCGCGTTCCTGA
- a CDS encoding YlxR family protein, translating into MTGRRGRLSSTGPRARTSTMPQDTTTRPVPTDSGPVRTCVGCRERDLRSALLRLVLDRSGASTDEPRLVVDAGRSLPGRGAWLHASTRCLETAERRRAVPRALHVAGPLDLAAVRGVIEARPGEHG; encoded by the coding sequence ATGACGGGACGGCGCGGTAGACTGTCCTCGACCGGGCCGCGCGCCCGCACCTCGACCATGCCCCAGGACACCACGACCCGCCCCGTACCCACGGACTCGGGTCCTGTCCGCACGTGCGTCGGATGCCGGGAACGCGACCTGCGGTCAGCTCTTCTCCGTCTGGTCCTCGACCGGTCCGGTGCGAGCACCGACGAGCCCCGGCTCGTGGTGGACGCCGGGCGGTCGCTGCCGGGTCGCGGTGCGTGGCTCCACGCGTCGACCCGGTGCCTCGAGACGGCGGAACGCCGGCGGGCCGTCCCGCGGGCCCTGCACGTCGCCGGGCCCCTCGACCTCGCCGCGGTCCGCGGCGTCATCGAGGCCCGGCCCGGAGAGCACGGCTGA
- the nusA gene encoding transcription termination factor NusA, which translates to MDVDMSALRLLERERDISLDVLVAAIEQALLSAYHRTPDAYTRARVELDRKTGHVTVWAREELPAPETDDEDAPRGPVEHGPEFDHTPADFGRIATSTARQVIVQRLRDAEDDQILGTFRGKEGEVLAGVIQQGRDPRVVLVDVGGTEAVLPPHEQVPTEEYVHGERLRAYVLEVARGMKGAQITLSRTHPNLVRKLFELEVPEVADGSVEITAIAREAGHRTKVAVRSRVPGLGAKGACIGPMGSRVRAVMAELHGEKIDIVDHSDDPAQFVANALSPARVSSVTVVDEVARAARVVVPDFQLSLAIGKEGQNARLAAKLTGWRIDIRSDEGGAPSAGSDGGAPAGPRAEGR; encoded by the coding sequence ATGGACGTGGACATGAGCGCGCTGCGCCTGCTGGAGCGCGAGAGGGACATCAGCCTCGACGTCCTGGTCGCCGCGATCGAGCAGGCCCTGCTCTCGGCCTACCACCGCACCCCGGACGCGTACACGCGCGCCCGGGTCGAGCTCGACCGCAAGACCGGGCACGTCACGGTGTGGGCGCGCGAGGAGCTGCCCGCTCCGGAGACCGACGACGAGGACGCCCCGCGCGGCCCGGTCGAGCACGGGCCGGAGTTCGACCACACGCCCGCCGACTTCGGCCGGATCGCGACGTCGACCGCGCGCCAGGTCATCGTCCAACGCCTGCGCGACGCCGAGGACGACCAGATCCTCGGCACGTTCCGCGGCAAGGAGGGTGAGGTCCTCGCGGGCGTCATCCAGCAGGGTCGCGACCCGCGCGTCGTCCTGGTCGATGTCGGCGGCACCGAGGCGGTCCTCCCGCCGCACGAGCAGGTGCCGACGGAGGAGTACGTGCACGGCGAGCGCCTGCGCGCCTACGTGCTCGAGGTGGCCCGCGGAATGAAGGGCGCGCAGATCACGTTGAGCCGGACGCACCCGAACCTCGTGCGCAAGCTCTTCGAGCTCGAGGTGCCGGAGGTCGCCGACGGGTCGGTGGAGATCACCGCCATCGCCCGGGAGGCCGGGCACCGCACGAAGGTCGCGGTGCGCTCCCGCGTCCCGGGCCTCGGCGCGAAGGGTGCCTGCATCGGGCCGATGGGCTCGCGCGTCCGCGCGGTCATGGCCGAGCTGCACGGCGAGAAGATCGACATCGTCGACCACAGCGACGACCCCGCGCAGTTCGTGGCGAACGCGCTGTCGCCGGCTCGTGTGTCGTCGGTCACGGTCGTCGACGAGGTGGCCCGGGCCGCGCGCGTCGTCGTCCCGGACTTCCAGCTCTCCCTCGCGATCGGCAAGGAGGGGCAGAACGCCCGCCTCGCCGCCAAGCTCACGGGGTGGCGCATCGACATCCGCTCGGACGAGGGCGGCGCACCCTCGGCCGGGTCCGACGGAGGCGCTCCCGCAGGTCCTCGCGCCGAGGGCCGGTAG
- the rimP gene encoding ribosome maturation factor RimP, which translates to MAGQAGGQSGRAPGGDAATHALRESVREAIDPVVRGAGLHLEDVTVSRAGARSVVRVVLDLPDDVEGNLDLDTVAEATRPISTALDAVDPLHGAYTLEVSTPGTDRPLTEPRHFRRARGRLVRLVLADGGTVEGRLRTGSEVDPDLVLDVPGKRGVVTERVVPLAAVVRGQVQVELKRALEADLPELDDTDGSTDETTAHDEEA; encoded by the coding sequence ATGGCAGGGCAGGCGGGCGGTCAGTCCGGCAGGGCACCCGGAGGCGACGCGGCCACGCACGCGCTCCGTGAGAGCGTGCGGGAGGCCATCGACCCGGTGGTCCGCGGCGCGGGCCTCCACCTCGAGGACGTCACGGTGTCGCGCGCCGGCGCCCGGTCGGTGGTGCGGGTCGTGCTCGACCTCCCGGACGACGTCGAGGGCAACCTCGACCTCGACACCGTGGCCGAGGCGACGCGCCCGATCTCGACGGCGCTGGACGCGGTCGACCCGCTCCACGGTGCGTACACGCTCGAGGTCTCGACGCCCGGCACCGACCGCCCGCTCACCGAGCCCCGCCACTTCCGCCGCGCCCGCGGTCGCCTCGTCCGCCTCGTGCTCGCCGACGGCGGCACGGTCGAGGGGCGGCTGCGCACCGGGTCGGAGGTCGACCCCGACCTCGTCCTGGACGTGCCCGGCAAGCGCGGGGTCGTGACGGAGCGCGTCGTGCCCCTGGCAGCCGTGGTCCGCGGGCAGGTGCAGGTCGAGCTCAAGCGCGCCCTCGAGGCGGACCTGCCCGAGCTCGACGACACCGACGGCTCGACCGACGAGACGACCGCCCACGACGAGGAGGCCTGA
- a CDS encoding DUF4439 domain-containing protein, producing the protein MTPHATAAAAATRARRSRTARRGARLLAALSVLATGALAAGCGVRLETPPPTELSPDAVEVLRAAAVDDALAVADLVADVTPGVTDPTTLAALEEVAAFAEQHADALGGVYDSGLADLDLPGDDDVAPSPPPAGDEAAADDETSGATGTDGGGTEDDATEAPTTGDDVTTTDDVVVALVEAAQRTGASADASTDAGLARLLASVAASEHVSARRLAALTGSTAADGLVTTAAPVDQAPAGIGAADLATLVGSEDAAGYAYEVRAAQSEGDARTAAVARAAEHRARGQAWALAAGTDGTAQDPRRVAYVLPDADLADLARQVEAGLAQTYAGLVATAAPTSRAEALTLLVDSWASAVAWGEAPVAFPGLPEQAAG; encoded by the coding sequence ATGACCCCCCACGCGACCGCGGCGGCCGCCGCGACCCGAGCCCGCCGGAGCCGGACGGCCCGACGGGGCGCCCGGCTGCTCGCAGCCCTGTCGGTCCTGGCGACCGGCGCCCTGGCGGCCGGGTGCGGTGTCCGGCTGGAGACCCCGCCCCCCACCGAGCTCTCGCCCGACGCCGTCGAGGTGCTCCGCGCAGCTGCGGTGGACGACGCCCTCGCGGTCGCCGACCTCGTGGCGGACGTCACGCCGGGAGTGACCGACCCGACGACGCTCGCTGCGCTCGAGGAGGTCGCCGCGTTCGCCGAGCAGCACGCGGACGCGCTCGGCGGGGTCTACGACTCCGGCCTGGCCGACCTCGATCTCCCCGGTGACGACGACGTCGCGCCGAGTCCCCCGCCGGCCGGCGACGAGGCCGCTGCGGACGACGAGACGTCGGGCGCCACCGGGACCGACGGCGGGGGAACGGAGGACGACGCGACCGAAGCCCCCACCACCGGTGACGACGTCACCACGACCGACGACGTCGTCGTCGCCCTCGTCGAGGCGGCTCAGCGCACGGGCGCCTCGGCCGACGCGTCGACGGACGCCGGGCTCGCCCGGCTCCTCGCGTCCGTCGCCGCCTCGGAGCACGTCTCCGCGCGGCGCCTCGCGGCGCTCACGGGGTCGACCGCCGCGGACGGGCTCGTGACGACGGCCGCTCCGGTCGATCAGGCGCCCGCGGGGATCGGCGCGGCCGACCTCGCGACGCTGGTCGGGTCCGAGGACGCCGCGGGGTACGCGTACGAGGTGCGAGCCGCGCAGTCCGAGGGTGACGCGCGCACGGCGGCCGTCGCCCGCGCCGCCGAGCACCGGGCCCGCGGCCAGGCGTGGGCCCTCGCGGCCGGGACGGACGGCACCGCGCAGGACCCTCGCCGCGTCGCCTACGTGCTGCCCGACGCGGACCTCGCCGACCTGGCCCGCCAGGTGGAAGCGGGCCTCGCGCAGACGTACGCGGGCCTCGTCGCCACGGCGGCGCCGACGTCCCGGGCTGAGGCCCTCACCCTCCTCGTCGACTCGTGGGCGAGCGCTGTCGCGTGGGGTGAGGCACCCGTCGCGTTCCCCGGCCTCCCGGAGCAGGCCGCCGGCTGA
- a CDS encoding proline--tRNA ligase encodes MSSVTSGAPAAASTRVRGADLLRLSTLFVRTLREDPADAEVASHKLLVRAGYIRRAAPGIYTWLPLGLRVLRKVEDVVREEMAAAGAQEVHFPALLPKEPYEATGRWSEYGPNIFRLKDRKEGDYLLAPTHEEMFTLLVKDLYSSYKDLPLTIYQIQTKYRDEARPRAGLIRGREFVMKDAYSFDTTDEGLERSYEAQRAAYRRIFDRLGLEYVIVAATSGAMGGSRSEEFLTPTPIGEDTFVRSPGGYAANVEAVVTPVPEAVDYADAPAAHVEDTPDTPTIDSLVALSNERFPRADRAWTAADTLKNVVLALTHPDGRREVVVVGLPGDREVDLKRVGAAFEPAEVEPATDADFAAHPELVKGYIGPQALGPNVRRDVPADVAEGEEPERHSVRYLLDPRVVAGTRWITGANEPGRHVFDLVAERDFAADGTVEAAEVRAGDLAPDGSGPLELARGIEIGHIFALGRKYAQALGLTVLDENGKQVVVTMGSYGIGVTRVLAALAEANHDDAGLAWPAHVAPAHVHVVATGKDASVFDAAERLATELAARGVEVIYDDRPKAAPGVKFKDAELLGVPLLLVVGRGLADGVVEVRPRVGEAVQVAVGDAVEHVTAQVAELLG; translated from the coding sequence ATGTCTTCCGTCACGTCCGGCGCGCCCGCCGCGGCCTCCACCCGCGTCCGGGGCGCCGACCTCCTGCGCCTGTCCACCCTGTTCGTCCGGACGCTGCGCGAGGACCCGGCCGACGCCGAGGTCGCGAGCCACAAGCTCCTCGTGCGAGCGGGCTACATCCGCCGTGCCGCTCCCGGCATCTACACCTGGCTCCCGCTCGGGCTGCGCGTGCTGCGCAAGGTCGAGGACGTGGTCCGCGAGGAGATGGCCGCCGCGGGCGCGCAGGAGGTGCACTTCCCGGCGCTGCTGCCCAAGGAGCCGTACGAGGCGACGGGTCGCTGGTCGGAGTACGGGCCCAACATCTTCCGGCTCAAGGACCGCAAGGAGGGCGACTACCTCCTCGCGCCGACGCACGAGGAGATGTTCACGCTCCTCGTCAAGGACCTGTACTCGTCGTACAAGGACCTGCCGCTGACGATCTACCAGATCCAGACGAAGTACCGCGACGAGGCGCGTCCGCGCGCGGGTCTCATCCGCGGGCGCGAGTTCGTCATGAAGGACGCCTACTCGTTCGACACCACGGACGAGGGTCTCGAGCGCTCGTACGAGGCGCAGCGCGCGGCGTACCGGCGCATCTTCGACCGGCTCGGGCTCGAGTACGTGATCGTGGCTGCGACGTCGGGCGCCATGGGCGGCTCGCGCTCCGAGGAGTTCCTCACCCCGACGCCGATCGGCGAGGACACGTTCGTGCGCTCGCCCGGCGGGTACGCGGCGAACGTCGAGGCGGTCGTCACGCCCGTGCCCGAGGCGGTGGACTACGCGGACGCGCCCGCGGCGCACGTCGAGGACACCCCGGACACCCCGACGATCGACTCGCTCGTCGCCCTCTCGAACGAGCGCTTCCCCCGCGCGGACCGCGCGTGGACGGCGGCGGACACGTTGAAGAACGTCGTGCTCGCCCTCACGCACCCCGACGGCCGCCGCGAGGTCGTCGTCGTCGGTCTGCCCGGCGACCGCGAGGTCGACCTCAAGCGCGTCGGCGCGGCGTTCGAGCCGGCCGAGGTCGAGCCGGCGACGGACGCGGACTTCGCCGCGCACCCCGAGCTCGTCAAGGGCTACATCGGCCCGCAGGCGCTCGGCCCGAACGTCCGTCGGGACGTGCCCGCGGACGTCGCCGAGGGCGAGGAGCCCGAGCGGCACTCCGTGCGCTACCTCCTCGACCCGCGCGTCGTCGCGGGCACGCGCTGGATCACCGGCGCGAACGAGCCGGGTCGGCACGTGTTCGACCTCGTCGCCGAGCGCGACTTCGCCGCCGACGGCACGGTCGAGGCCGCCGAGGTCCGCGCGGGCGACCTCGCGCCCGACGGCTCGGGCCCGCTCGAGCTGGCCCGCGGCATCGAGATCGGCCACATCTTCGCGCTCGGGCGCAAGTACGCCCAGGCGCTCGGCCTCACCGTGCTCGACGAGAACGGCAAGCAGGTCGTCGTGACCATGGGGTCGTACGGCATCGGCGTGACCCGCGTGCTCGCGGCGCTCGCGGAGGCCAACCACGACGACGCCGGTCTCGCGTGGCCTGCGCACGTCGCCCCGGCGCACGTCCACGTCGTCGCGACGGGCAAGGACGCGAGCGTGTTCGACGCGGCCGAGCGCCTCGCGACCGAGCTCGCCGCCCGGGGCGTCGAGGTGATCTACGACGACCGGCCCAAGGCCGCGCCCGGCGTGAAGTTCAAGGACGCCGAGCTCCTCGGCGTGCCGCTGCTGCTCGTCGTGGGTCGCGGCCTCGCCGACGGCGTCGTCGAGGTCCGCCCGCGCGTGGGTGAGGCCGTACAGGTCGCCGTCGGGGACGCCGTCGAGCACGTCACGGCGCAGGTGGCCGAGCTCCTCGGCTGA